From Clostridium sp. SY8519:
GTGCTTACGGATGTCTGGTTATCCAGGGACATGGAAAACTCGGTAAATATGAATGTGAGTCTCCGACGCTGATCCGCTATGGCGAACTGACTGCAGACGAGTTCTTTGTCAGCAAATCGGCAGCACAGAAGGGTGTTGAGATCGTAAACACATCAAAATATGAACCGCTTGTCATTCTGAAACATTTCGGACCGGACGGACAGATCCTTCAGGGATGCGGAACTCGATCAAACAAATAGAAAACAGAAAGATAAACAGATGAAATACAGGAGGATTTGAAAGATGGAAGGAACAATGAAGGTTGCCCGTTTTATGGAGCCTTTAAAAATGGAATACAGAGAAGAGCCGATTCCGCAGATCGATCCGACAGAGATCCTGATCAAAGTAAAGGCAACCGGAATCTGCGGTTCTGATCTGGTCTACTATTACGGTGAAAGTCCGCTGGATACAGCAGATGGCAAAGGGCCGTTGATCTTGGGTCATGAGACCGCCGGTGAAGTGGTTGAGATCGGTTCGGCAGCAGCAGAACTGAATCTGTTCAAAGTCGGTGATCACGTTGCGGTCAATCCGGTTCAGACCTGCGGTGCCTGCCCGGCCTGTATGCGCGGCGAGTTCAACGAATGTGAACATGCCGGCGTTGTCGGAACCAGCGTAGACGGCGCAATGGCAGAATATGTAAAGGTAAAATACACAAACGTATACAAAATCGATGATAGCATTCCGTATGAATATGCTTCGATCGCAGAGCCGCTGGCCTGTGCACTGCACGCGATCAACAGACTGGATATTCTGCCGGGACAGACGGTAGTCATTTACGGTGTCGGTGGAATCGGTCTCATGATGACGCAGCTTGCAAAGGCGTATGGCGCAGGCAAGGTGATCGTCGTCGCAAGAAAAGATTTCGGCCTGGAAAAAGCCATCGAATGCGGCGCGGATCATGTCATCAACAATTCCAGAACAGATTCCCCGTACTATGCAGAAGATGTTGCGGCAAGGGTAAGAGAGCTGAATGGCGGACTGCTTGCCGAGAGAGCAATCCTGGCAGCGGGAAGTACGGCAGCAATGCAGGATTCCCTGCTGGTCACAGCACCCTGTGCAACCATCGTATTCTTCGGCCAGGCAGGACCGGATGACAGACTTTCTGTTC
This genomic window contains:
- a CDS encoding alcohol dehydrogenase catalytic domain-containing protein; this translates as MEGTMKVARFMEPLKMEYREEPIPQIDPTEILIKVKATGICGSDLVYYYGESPLDTADGKGPLILGHETAGEVVEIGSAAAELNLFKVGDHVAVNPVQTCGACPACMRGEFNECEHAGVVGTSVDGAMAEYVKVKYTNVYKIDDSIPYEYASIAEPLACALHAINRLDILPGQTVVIYGVGGIGLMMTQLAKAYGAGKVIVVARKDFGLEKAIECGADHVINNSRTDSPYYAEDVAARVRELNGGLLAERAILAAGSTAAMQDSLLVTAPCATIVFFGQAGPDDRLSVPVLDCLKQEKTLKFSWLAPLVWDQVFKLIASGQVDLSKIITHRFTLEEAEQGIRFMRESKEGKVKGVIVVDPE